The nucleotide window CAGGTGGTTCGATCGTCCCTGGCCGTGCGACAGAAGGATGATCGGCAAGTCTCGTCCGCTGGTCGGTGCGGAAACACGAACTTGCAAATCGACCAAGCGCCCCGGAACGGACAATGTGATCGGACTGACACTGACGACCGGCGTGGACGGCGAGACGGGTATTTTCCCGGCCTCACCGATCAACGCGTGATCTTGAAGCGCGAGTGGGTTGTTGTCATTCATGATTTTCTCCTGTGATCGTGAGGCAGTGTGTGAGACCCGCTAAGAGGCTTTGCTTTGGGCAGAGTTGGAGACAGATTCCCAGGCTTCCCATGTCGCCAAGCGTTCTGCATATGCGGCGCGTACCGAAGGCAGGTTGTGGCTACCGAGAAACAGTCTGAGCGGCGGATCTTCCGCATCTACAACTTTGAAAACGGCATCCGGCGTCGCACTCGGGTCGCCACGTTCCATCGTCTTCAAACCGCCGAAAACCTTCTCCTTCAGGTCTGCGTAGATGTCCAGACTGGCTGCGTGTTTCAACGACGACGGGCTTCCAAACTCGGTGGCATAGGCCCCAGGTTCTACGATCGTGACCTTGATCCCGAAAGTTTTTACTTCTGCAGCTAAACTCTCGTGGATCGCTTCAAACGCCCACTTGGAAGAACAGTAGTAGCCGATCAACGGCATCGAGACATGGCCGAGAGTGCTGGAGATGCCGAGAATGTGTCCACTACCCTGCTCTCGCAGCAGCGGCAAGACCTCTTGGATCACGGACAATGCCCCGAAGATGTTCGTCTCGTAGAGCGCTCGGACCTCATCAGCGCTGGCTTCCTCAACCGTGCCGACAAGGGAGTAACCGGCATTGTTCACGACAACATCAAGCCGTCCGAAGTGCGCGTGAGCGTTAGCCACAACCTCTTTCACCTGGTCGCGCCTTGTCACATCCAATTCGAGTGTCAAAACGTTGTCGCCGTACTTCTCTTTCAGGTCGGCAATGCTTGCAAGCGTGCGTGCCGTTGCCGCGACCTTATCTCCACGTTCGAGCGCAGCATCGGCCCAAATTCGCCCGAAGCCTCGAGAACAACCAGTGATAAACCAAACTTTATTGGACATCGAACTCTCCTTGCCGACCTCTGGCTGCCGCTGCCCTGATATGCTGGAAGCTTACGGAACCATGTTCCATATAATAAGCGGAACGTGGTTCCAAATGCAAGGATGCCTATGAAGAAAGAAACTGAAAAGCAGAACGATGACCGGACCGAAGGCGTCGCACCTCGCGTCAAGCGCGCAGATGCGCAGCGTAAGATGGCCTCGCTGCTTCAGTCCGCTGCCGAGATCTTCACCAAGTCAGGGGTCGATGCCCCCGTGCGGGAGATCGCGGAACATGCGGGCGTAGGTCTTGGAACGGTTTACCGTCATTTTCCGCAGCGTTCCGATCTCATCGTAGCGGTGTTTCAGACGCAGGTAGATGGCTGCGCGGAAGCGGCTTCTGCACTCGCCAGCAAGTATGAGCCTGCGGAGGCTCTGGCTCGCTGGCTTCATCGGTATGCAGATTTTCTTTCAACAAAACGAGGGCTTGCCGCAGCGCTACATTCGGGTGACCCCGCCTATGCCGCCTTACCGGCCTACTTCGACAAGCGTCTCCGTCCTGCACTTCAAGGGTTACTCAATACGGCGGTGCTCGCAAAAACTCTGCGAGCTGATATAGAAGCCGAAGACCTCTTGCATGCGGTCGCGAATCTATGCAGAAGTCGGCGTGACGAGGAACCCGCCTATGCCCGCAGGATGGTCGAT belongs to Granulicella arctica and includes:
- a CDS encoding SDR family NAD(P)-dependent oxidoreductase, translated to MSNKVWFITGCSRGFGRIWADAALERGDKVAATARTLASIADLKEKYGDNVLTLELDVTRRDQVKEVVANAHAHFGRLDVVVNNAGYSLVGTVEEASADEVRALYETNIFGALSVIQEVLPLLREQGSGHILGISSTLGHVSMPLIGYYCSSKWAFEAIHESLAAEVKTFGIKVTIVEPGAYATEFGSPSSLKHAASLDIYADLKEKVFGGLKTMERGDPSATPDAVFKVVDAEDPPLRLFLGSHNLPSVRAAYAERLATWEAWESVSNSAQSKAS
- a CDS encoding TetR/AcrR family transcriptional regulator, with the protein product MKKETEKQNDDRTEGVAPRVKRADAQRKMASLLQSAAEIFTKSGVDAPVREIAEHAGVGLGTVYRHFPQRSDLIVAVFQTQVDGCAEAASALASKYEPAEALARWLHRYADFLSTKRGLAAALHSGDPAYAALPAYFDKRLRPALQGLLNTAVLAKTLRADIEAEDLLHAVANLCRSRRDEEPAYARRMVDLLVDGLRYRGQSKTH